TCGGCGTAATCCCAGTGCGCGTTCACGCCCATCGGGCCCGGGCGGTAGAGCGCCAGCGAGGCGACGATGTCGTTGAAGCCCGTGGGGCGCATGCGCTTGAGCAGGTCCTGCATGCCGCCCGAGTCCAGCTGGAACACGCCGAGTGTGTCGCCGCGGGAGAGCAGCTGGTAGACGGCGGCGTCGTCGGTGTCCAGGCCCTCCAGGTCGAGGGTTTCGCCGCGGTTTTTCTTCACGTTCTCCAAGGCGTCGCCAAGCACCGTGAGGTTGCGCAGGCCGAGGAAGTCCATCTTCAACAGGCCGATCGCCTCGCAGGCCGGGTAGTCCCAGCCCGTGATGATGGCGCCGTCGGCAGGCCGCTTCCACATCGGGATGTGGTCCATCAGCGGCACGGAGGCCATGATCACCGCGCAGGCGTGCACGCCGGCCTGGCGCACCACGCCCTCAAGCCCGCGGGCGGTCTCGTAGATCTTCGCCACGTCGGGGTCCGTCTCAATGAGCGAGCGCACCTCGGCGGCCTCCGCGTAGCGCTCGTGCTCCGGATTCGTGATACCCGACAGGGGGATGTCCTTGGCCATCACCGCCGGCGGCAGCGCACCGTTGATCCGGTCGGCCATCTGGAAGCCTGGCTGACCGAAATGAACGCGGGCGGAGTCCTTGATCGCCTGCTTCGTCTTCACGGTGCCGAAGGTGATCACCTGGGCGATCTTGTCCTCGCCCCAGCGCTCGGCGGCGTAGGTGATCATCTCGCCGCGGCGGCGGTCGTCGAAGTCGATATCGATATCCGGCGCCGAGGGGCGCTCCGGGTTGAGGAACCTCTCGAAGAGCAGCCCGTGCTCCATCGGGTCGATGTTCGTAATGGTCAGCGCGTAGGCCACGAGCGAGCCTGCCGCCGAGCCGCGGCCCGGGCCGACGCGGATCCCGATCTCGCGGGCGTGCTTGATCAGCTCGGCGACGATGAGGAAGTAGGAGGGGTAGCCCTTCATGTCGATGACGTCGATCTCGTAGTCGGCGCGCTCGGCGTACTCGGCGGGCACCTCCTTGCCCTCGAAGCGCTCGCGCAGCCCCTTGTGCACCTCCTTGCGCAGCCACGTCGTCGGGGTCTCCCCCTCGGGCACGTCCGCGATGGGCATGCGGTCGTGCGGGTGCTCCTCCCACAGCTGGCCGTAGTCGCCCACCCGCTCGGCGATCCACAGCGTGTTGTCGCAGCCGTCCGGGACCACCGTGTCCCACAGCTCGCGCATCTGCTCGGCGGACTTGATGTAGTAGCCGGTGCCGTCGAACTTGAAGCGGTCGGGGTCCATCAGCGTCTTGCCCGTCTGCACGCACAACATCGCCTCGTGCGACGGGGCCTGGGATTCGAGGACGTAGTGGCAGTCGTTGGTGACCAAAGGCGGCAGGCCGAGCGCCTCGCCGATGCGCAGCAAGTCGTCGCGCACGCGGCGCTCGATGTGCAGGCCGTGGTCCATCAGTTCGAGGAAGTAGTTGTCCTTGCCGTAGATGTCCTGCCACATCGCGGCGGCCTCGAGCGCCTCGTCGTACTGGCCCAGCCGGAGCCTCGTCTGCACGTCGCCCGAGGGGCAGCCGGTGGTGGCGATGATGCCGTCGGCGTGCTCGGCGATGAGCTCGGCGTCCATGCGCGGCCACTTACCCAGCTGGCCCTCGTAGGAGGCCAGCGACGACAGCTTGAACAGGTTGCGCAGGCCCGTGGCGTTTTCCGCCAGCATCGTCTGGTGCAGATAGGCGCCCGAGGCGGAGACGTCGTCAGGCTTCTGGTCGGGGGTGCCCCACAGGACGCGCTTCTTGTTGAAGCGCGAGCCCGGCGCCATGTAGGCCTCGATGCCGATGATCGGCTTGACGCCCGCGTCGACCATCCTGCGGTAGAACGCGTTGGAGCCGAACATGTTGCCGTGGTCGGTCATCCCCACGGCCGGCATGCCCTGGCGCACGACCTCCTCCGCCAGAAGATCCACCTTGGCCATGCCGTCCAGCATGGAGAACTCCGTGTGGTTGTGCAGGTGGACGAAGGAGGATTTTTTGGCCATGCGGCTCATCTTATCCGCCCCGTCAACCCGCGCCGCGGGCCCGGCCTACTCGTAACGCAGGGCGTCGATAGGCTGCATCTTTACGGCTTTCGACGCCGGGTAGGCGCCGAAGAACACGCCCGTGATGAGGGAGAAAGCCAGCGAGAAGAGCACCGCGCCCAGCGGCGGGTAGACGAAGGCGTCGAAAGACGCGGTGGCGATCATGCCAATCACCCCGCCGAGAACAACACCGATGATGCCGCCGACGAGGCAGACCAGCATGGCCTCCACGATGAACTGCGTGCGGATGTCCGTGTTCGTCGCGCCGAGCGCCTTGCGCACGCCGATCTCGCGGGTGCGCTCGGTGACGGTGATGAGCATGATGTTCATCACGCCGATGCCGCCGACCAAGAGCGAAATGCCGCCGATGGAGGCGAGCACCTGCGCGATGATATTAAAGACGCCGGTGAGCTGCTCCAGCCCGGCCGACAGGTCAAGCACGGTGATCTCGAAGTTCTCGTTGCGCTGGTACCACCGGTCGAGGTAGGCCTGCAGGTCCTGCTGGAACGCGGCCGGGTCCTCCTCGGCGCTGGACTGCACGGCGAAGGAGTCGACGTACTCCACCGGCGACCCGAGCCGGTCCGCGGCGGGCAGCGGGATGTAGGCGTCGAGCGGCTGGCCCCCGGCGACGAACTGGGCGGAGTCGTTGCGATCTTCGAGCACGCCGACGATCGTGAATACCGCCGTCTGGCTGCCGACGTTAAGGTCGATCCTCTCCCCGAGCGCGCCCTGGGCGTCGCCGCCAAACAGCTCGTCGATAAGAGATGGGCTGACGACCGTGAGCGGGCGCTGCCCCTGGATGTCCTCGGGGCCGAGCGCCCTGCCGAACTCCACGTTGAGGTTGCGCATGCGGAAGGAATCCTCGAGCACCGGGTAGACCGTCGCGTTGCCCTCCTCTTGGCCGTAGGTCGCCGCCGCGTCCAAGGTCAGCGCGTTCGGCAGGTCGACGCCGGTCACGCGCGGGCCGAAGTGATCGCGCAGCTCCTGGAGGTCGTCCATGCTCACCATGTCCTCCTCCTCGGGGGTCGCCAAACCACCGAAGGCCGCGAAGGGGTCCTCCTCCGCCTGCGCGTCCGCGCGGGGGTGGACGGTGGCGATGTGGCTCATCGCCCCGACACCCTCCAGGCTGTTCAGGACCTGCTTCTGCAGCCCGGAGCCGAGTGTCATGATGATGATCACGGCCATGATGCCGATGATGATGCCCAGCAGGGTCAAAAGGGAGCGCATCTTGTTGGCGTTCAGGCTCGCCGCCGCGAGCCTGAGGGATTCGCGCAGGTTCACTGGCTCTCACCTGCCCGCGCCGCCGCCTTCGCCGCGGCCCCCTCTGGGGTGCGAATGTTACTGATGCGCCCGTCCATCATCTCGACCACGCGCCCGGTTTCTTCGGCGAGGTCGGGGTTGTGGGTGATGAACACGATGGCCTTACCCAGCTTCTGGTTGAGCTCGTGGAACAGGTCCATGACCAGCCGCCCCGTGGCGGAATCCAGGGCGCCGGTCGGCTCGTCGGCAAGCAGCAGGTCGGGGTCGTTGGCGAGGCTGCGCGCGATGGCCACGCGCTGCTTCTGGCCGCCGGAGAGCTCGTTGGGGTTGTGGTTGAGGCGATCGCCCATGCCGACGCGCTCGAGCAGATCAGCGGCACGCGCCTCGCGTTCCTTCTTTTCCACCCCGGCGTACATCATGGGCATGGCTACGTTCTGGAGGGCGTCGATACGCCCGATGAGGTTGAAGTTTTGGAAGATGAACCCGATGTTGTTGCTGCGGTAGGAGGCCAACTCGTTGTCCTCCTTGGCGTAGACGGGCTCGCCGTTGAACGCGTAGGCGCCCTCCGTGGGACGGTCGAGCATCCCGATGAGGTTCATCAGGGTCGACTTGCCGCAGCCGGAGGGCCCGACGATGGAAACGAACTCGCCCTGCTCGGTGTGGAAGTCGATGCCGTGCAGGACCTGGACCTCGCTCGGCTCGCCGGGGTTGTAGGTTTTGACGATGCCGCGCATGTCAATCAGCAGGCCGGTCGAGGCCATGTCCGAGGCCATGTCCGCGGGCGTATCGGGGGTGAGCGAATGCTTCACGACGCCCCCTACTCGCCCTGGCCAGCGTTATCGCCGCCTGCCTCGTCCACCTGGGACGGGTCGAAGTTCGGGTCGGAGATCTGCACCGTTTCGCCCAGCCGGTCACGGTACCTGTCGGGCCAGTTGATGACGATGTCCCCGGGCTCAAGGTCTCCCCCGGTCACCGCGATGTCGACCTCGTTGGCGGTGCCGGTTGTCACGGTGCGCTCCTCGACGGTGCCCTGCGTCGCGCCTTCCTCGCCGTCGTCGGTGGCCAGAACGAGGATCTTGTCGTCGTCGTAGATCGCGTCGCGGGGGACCATCAGCGCCTCGGGGGTCTCGTCCGTGATGATCTCCGCGCGCACGGACCCGCCGAGGAGCAGGCCCTCCCTGTCGCCCTCAACCTCGATCTCGATGGGGAAGCTCACGCTCCCCGTGCGGGCTGCGCTCGCGCCCTGCTGTTGCTGCTCGGGGTTTGCCGGGCCCTGCGACCCGACGGGGGCGATCCGGCGCACCTTGCCGGTGAACTCCTTCTCGCCGGTCGCGGTGGAGGTAAAGCGCACACGGTCGCCCGTTTTCACGCTGGCGATGTCGGCCTCGCGCACCTCCGAGTGGATAAGCAGGCGAGAGTCGTCGGCGATGGTCAGGATGCGCCCCTGCGGCACGTCACCCACTTGGACATCCACGGTGGCGACGACGCCTGCCATGGGGGCGTAAATCGTGCTCTGCTGCACCTGGTACTCGAGGGTGCTATCGGTTCCGATATTGTTCGCGGCCTGGGCCTGCTGCAGCGCGCTTTCCGCCTGGGCCTGGAGCTGCTGGCTCTCCTGCTCGGCCTGCGCCTGCGCCGCCTGGAGCACCGCCTGCGCCTGCTGCGCTTGCACCGCCTGCGCCTGCTGCGCCGCTTCTTCCCCGCCCTCCGCGGGCGCGATCCCCACGGTTTGGCCCTGCTCGTTGGAGGCCAGGATCATCGGCGCCGGGGCGCCGGGCGCGCTCGCGGCGGCCTGGGCCTCGGCCACCTGGGCGCGGGCCGCGCTGATGGCGGGGTGCGTCCCGTTCTGGACCTGCGCGGTGTGCGCCGCGAGCTGGTCCCTGGCCTGCTGGTAGCCCTGCGCCGCCTCGGCCTGGGCGGCGGCCGCCTGCTGGCGCTGCTCGGCCAGCTGACGCTCGAGAGCCTCCGTGTCCATCTCGGCAAGGAACTGCCCCTGCTCGACGCGGTCGCCGGCGGCGACGGCGAGCTGGATGACCTCCGACTGCACCGGCGAGGTAATGCTGGTGGAGCGGATCGGCGCGATGTTGCCGTTGACCACGATGCTGTTGGTGACGTCGCCCACCTCGGCCACGGTGTAGTCGCCGGCGCCCAGGCCGTCCGCGACGTCTCCCCCTCCGACGCCGCACCCGGCGGCGAACAGCGCTGTGGCCGCCACCCCCGCGGCGCAGGCCATCTTCACTCGTAGCTTCAGGCTCGTGCCTCCTGCGCCACACGAGGGCGCGGAGGTGAGTGCGTCACTGGAAGGGTGCACCGCTTCTCCTCACAGACTGGTGCGCCGCCGACCCCTGCCGGGCCCGTGCGTTGCACTCGGACATAACGGGCGGAAGTATACCCCGTCCCGGCGTGTTTTACCCCCGGCTTACCCTGACGGTGTGGGAACGATGGCGAAGGCCCCCCACACTGCGTCGGGCGGCAGCGCCTCCACCGCGGCCACCCCGGTGCGCTGCGCCACCTCGCGTGCCTGGCGGCCCGGGGCGTACATGACCGCGCCCACCACGCTGCCCGGGTCCACACCGGCGCGCGCGGCGGCGCGGGCGAAGACCTCGGCGCGCCCCTCGTCCCCGGTAGGTTCGGGCACGGGGCGCGCCGCCTGCCCCTCGAAGACGGCGGCGTTGACGCGGCCGACGCCTTCCAGCGCCGCCGCGGCCTCGGCGGGCCCGGCGCCCGGCGCGAGGGTGACCAGGGCGAAAACCGGCTCCTCGGCGGGGGCCCAGTCCAGCGAGTCGGCGGCGCGCCGCGCGTACTCCTCCCACGTCTCGCCCGTTTCCCTCCCGAGCTGGTCCCCGGCGGGCACGGGCGGGACCTGCACGCTCTCGCCGAGCGCCACCAGCCCCGCGACGCCGATCACCACCGCCGCGGCTGCGCCGATGACGAGTTTCACGCCCGCAAAACCTCGAGGGCACGGGCGAGATCGTCCGGGTAGGGCGACTCCACCTCCATCCACGTCGCCGAGCGCGGGTGCGTGAAGCCCAGCCTGGTGGCGTGCAGCCACTGCCGCGTCAGGCCGAGGCGCTTCGCCAGGTTCGGGTCCGAGCCGTACATCGGGTCACCCGCACAGGGGTGCCCGGTGGCGGACATGTGGACGCGGATCTGGTGGGTGCGGCCGGTTTCCAGGCGCACCTCGAGCAGGGAGGCCTCGCGGAAGGCCTCGATGACCTCGTAGTGGGTCACGGAATTGCGCCCGTCGGCGGTGACGGCGAACTTCCACCCGGCGGAGGGGTGGCGCCCGATCGGGGCGTCGATGGTGCCCACGATCGGGTCGGGCAGGCCCTGGACGACGGCGTGGTAGGTCTTTTCCACGGTGCGCTCGCGAAACGCGCGCTTGAGCACGGAGTAGCCGTGCACGCTCGCGGCCACGACCATCACCCCGGAGGTTCCTACGTCGAGGCGCTGGACGATGCCCTTTCGTTCGGGCGGGCCGGCGTCGGGAAGCTCGAAGCCCATCGCCTCGAGCCCGCCGACCACGGTTGGGCCCTCCCATCCCAGGGTGGGGTGCGCGGCGACGCCGACCGGCTTATCGACGGCAATCACGTCCGCGTCGGAGTAGATGACGCTCATGCCCTCGACGCGCTCGACCCGCGGGCGCGGGGGCGTTTTCGGGGCGGGCAGCGTGGCTTCGAGCATTGCCCCGGCGCGCACGCGCTCGGACTTCTGGACCTCGGTGGCGTCGACTAGCACATCCCCGTCGGCGATGATCTCGGCGGCGAGGGCGCGGGAGATGCCGAAGATTTTGGCCACGGCGGCGT
This is a stretch of genomic DNA from Corynebacterium auris. It encodes these proteins:
- the dnaE gene encoding DNA polymerase III subunit alpha, whose product is MAKKSSFVHLHNHTEFSMLDGMAKVDLLAEEVVRQGMPAVGMTDHGNMFGSNAFYRRMVDAGVKPIIGIEAYMAPGSRFNKKRVLWGTPDQKPDDVSASGAYLHQTMLAENATGLRNLFKLSSLASYEGQLGKWPRMDAELIAEHADGIIATTGCPSGDVQTRLRLGQYDEALEAAAMWQDIYGKDNYFLELMDHGLHIERRVRDDLLRIGEALGLPPLVTNDCHYVLESQAPSHEAMLCVQTGKTLMDPDRFKFDGTGYYIKSAEQMRELWDTVVPDGCDNTLWIAERVGDYGQLWEEHPHDRMPIADVPEGETPTTWLRKEVHKGLRERFEGKEVPAEYAERADYEIDVIDMKGYPSYFLIVAELIKHAREIGIRVGPGRGSAAGSLVAYALTITNIDPMEHGLLFERFLNPERPSAPDIDIDFDDRRRGEMITYAAERWGEDKIAQVITFGTVKTKQAIKDSARVHFGQPGFQMADRINGALPPAVMAKDIPLSGITNPEHERYAEAAEVRSLIETDPDVAKIYETARGLEGVVRQAGVHACAVIMASVPLMDHIPMWKRPADGAIITGWDYPACEAIGLLKMDFLGLRNLTVLGDALENVKKNRGETLDLEGLDTDDAAVYQLLSRGDTLGVFQLDSGGMQDLLKRMRPTGFNDIVASLALYRPGPMGVNAHWDYADRKNGRKPITPIHPELEEPLKEILDETYGLIVYQEQIMRISQKVANYTAGEADGFRKAMGKKKPEVLAQQYEKFSQGMFSNGYSKDAVDALWGTIEPFASYAFNKSHAAGYALVSYWTAYMKANYTAEYMAALLTSVGDKKDKSAIYLADCRHLGISVLQPDINESEENFIAVGEDIRYGLAAVRNVGAEVVESIKDTRKAKGAFTSFSDYLDKIDLLPCNKRITESLIKAGAFDSLGHPRKGLMLIQEDAVDSVLTTKKAADKGQFDLFAGLGGGKGEASAAFALEVPEDEWDRKHKLALEREMLGLYVSGHPLDGFGEALDAQTDTQLTDILSGEMRNGAEVTIGGLISGVDRRFSKKDGSPWAIVTIEDHHGAQVEVLLFNKVYALVAPQIVEDNIILVKAHVSIRDERMSLFGDDVKVPELGPGNGAGLPLRLTLRTEQCTLDNVRRLKDVLVANPGDSDVYLNLVHGDQEQLMVLGDHLRVERSANLMGDLKANLGAGILG
- a CDS encoding ABC transporter permease, producing the protein MNLRESLRLAAASLNANKMRSLLTLLGIIIGIMAVIIIMTLGSGLQKQVLNSLEGVGAMSHIATVHPRADAQAEEDPFAAFGGLATPEEEDMVSMDDLQELRDHFGPRVTGVDLPNALTLDAAATYGQEEGNATVYPVLEDSFRMRNLNVEFGRALGPEDIQGQRPLTVVSPSLIDELFGGDAQGALGERIDLNVGSQTAVFTIVGVLEDRNDSAQFVAGGQPLDAYIPLPAADRLGSPVEYVDSFAVQSSAEEDPAAFQQDLQAYLDRWYQRNENFEITVLDLSAGLEQLTGVFNIIAQVLASIGGISLLVGGIGVMNIMLITVTERTREIGVRKALGATNTDIRTQFIVEAMLVCLVGGIIGVVLGGVIGMIATASFDAFVYPPLGAVLFSLAFSLITGVFFGAYPASKAVKMQPIDALRYE
- a CDS encoding ABC transporter ATP-binding protein: MASTGLLIDMRGIVKTYNPGEPSEVQVLHGIDFHTEQGEFVSIVGPSGCGKSTLMNLIGMLDRPTEGAYAFNGEPVYAKEDNELASYRSNNIGFIFQNFNLIGRIDALQNVAMPMMYAGVEKKEREARAADLLERVGMGDRLNHNPNELSGGQKQRVAIARSLANDPDLLLADEPTGALDSATGRLVMDLFHELNQKLGKAIVFITHNPDLAEETGRVVEMMDGRISNIRTPEGAAAKAAARAGESQ
- a CDS encoding efflux RND transporter periplasmic adaptor subunit, whose protein sequence is MHPSSDALTSAPSCGAGGTSLKLRVKMACAAGVAATALFAAGCGVGGGDVADGLGAGDYTVAEVGDVTNSIVVNGNIAPIRSTSITSPVQSEVIQLAVAAGDRVEQGQFLAEMDTEALERQLAEQRQQAAAAQAEAAQGYQQARDQLAAHTAQVQNGTHPAISAARAQVAEAQAAASAPGAPAPMILASNEQGQTVGIAPAEGGEEAAQQAQAVQAQQAQAVLQAAQAQAEQESQQLQAQAESALQQAQAANNIGTDSTLEYQVQQSTIYAPMAGVVATVDVQVGDVPQGRILTIADDSRLLIHSEVREADIASVKTGDRVRFTSTATGEKEFTGKVRRIAPVGSQGPANPEQQQQGASAARTGSVSFPIEIEVEGDREGLLLGGSVRAEIITDETPEALMVPRDAIYDDDKILVLATDDGEEGATQGTVEERTVTTGTANEVDIAVTGGDLEPGDIVINWPDRYRDRLGETVQISDPNFDPSQVDEAGGDNAGQGE
- a CDS encoding RluA family pseudouridine synthase; the encoded protein is MTGEFRALPVPEGLDGMRVDAAVAKIFGISRALAAEIIADGDVLVDATEVQKSERVRAGAMLEATLPAPKTPPRPRVERVEGMSVIYSDADVIAVDKPVGVAAHPTLGWEGPTVVGGLEAMGFELPDAGPPERKGIVQRLDVGTSGVMVVAASVHGYSVLKRAFRERTVEKTYHAVVQGLPDPIVGTIDAPIGRHPSAGWKFAVTADGRNSVTHYEVIEAFREASLLEVRLETGRTHQIRVHMSATGHPCAGDPMYGSDPNLAKRLGLTRQWLHATRLGFTHPRSATWMEVESPYPDDLARALEVLRA